A region from the Halobellus litoreus genome encodes:
- a CDS encoding tRNA (N(6)-L-threonylcarbamoyladenosine(37)-C(2))-methylthiotransferase has product MARYHIETYGCTSNRGESRQIESALRDAGHYPVDGPEAADVAIMNTCTVVEKTERNMLRRAKELESETADLIITGCMALAQGEEFREEGVDAQILHWDDVPTAVTNGECPNPGPGTEPVLDGVVGILPIARGCLSNCSYCITKFATGRVDSPPVEENVEKARALVHAGAKELRITGQDTGVYGWDTGDRKLPELLDRICTEIDGDFRVRLGMANPGGIHGIREELADVFDRHEKLYNFIHLPVQSGSDTVLEDMRRQHRVEKFVEIVETFDSKLDYWTLSTDFIVGFPTETDDDHAQSMALFREVRPEKVNVTRFSKRPGTDAAEMKGLGGTVKKERSKEMSELKRDVVAEAYESMIGETHRVMAVREGTGDSMKCRDEAYRQIIVRDAAERGIEPGDFLDVEVTSHQTVYAFGEPV; this is encoded by the coding sequence ATGGCCCGATACCACATCGAGACGTACGGTTGTACCTCCAACCGCGGTGAGAGCCGGCAGATCGAGAGCGCGCTCCGCGACGCCGGCCACTACCCCGTCGACGGTCCGGAGGCGGCCGACGTCGCCATTATGAACACCTGTACGGTGGTCGAGAAGACGGAGCGCAATATGCTCCGTCGGGCCAAAGAACTGGAGTCGGAGACGGCTGACCTCATCATCACGGGCTGTATGGCGCTCGCACAGGGCGAGGAGTTCCGCGAGGAGGGCGTCGACGCGCAGATCCTCCACTGGGACGACGTTCCCACAGCGGTCACGAACGGCGAGTGTCCGAATCCCGGGCCGGGAACCGAACCCGTCCTCGACGGCGTCGTCGGTATCCTTCCGATCGCTCGCGGGTGTCTGTCGAACTGCTCGTACTGCATCACGAAGTTCGCGACCGGCCGCGTCGACTCCCCGCCCGTCGAGGAGAACGTCGAGAAGGCCCGCGCGCTGGTCCACGCCGGCGCGAAGGAACTCCGGATCACCGGCCAGGATACGGGCGTCTACGGCTGGGATACGGGCGATCGAAAGCTACCGGAGCTGCTCGATCGGATCTGCACGGAGATCGACGGCGACTTTCGGGTTCGGCTGGGGATGGCCAACCCCGGCGGGATCCACGGGATCCGCGAGGAGCTCGCCGACGTCTTCGATCGGCACGAGAAGCTGTACAACTTCATCCACCTCCCGGTACAGTCGGGGTCCGACACCGTCCTAGAGGATATGCGGCGGCAACACCGCGTCGAGAAGTTCGTCGAGATCGTCGAGACGTTCGATTCGAAACTCGACTACTGGACGCTCTCGACGGACTTTATCGTCGGCTTCCCGACCGAGACCGACGACGACCACGCCCAGAGTATGGCGTTGTTCCGGGAGGTCCGACCTGAAAAGGTGAACGTCACCCGGTTCTCGAAACGGCCCGGCACCGACGCCGCGGAGATGAAGGGCCTTGGCGGCACGGTGAAGAAGGAGCGTTCGAAGGAGATGTCCGAACTGAAACGGGACGTCGTCGCCGAGGCCTACGAGTCGATGATCGGTGAGACGCACCGCGTGATGGCCGTCCGTGAGGGGACGGGCGACTCGATGAAGTGCCGAGACGAGGCCTACCGGCAGATCATCGTCCGCGACGCCGCGGAGCGGGGGATCGAACCGGGCGACTTCCTCGACGTCGAGGTGACGAGCCACCAGACGGTCTACGCGTTCGGCGAACCGGTCTGA
- a CDS encoding cation diffusion facilitator family transporter, whose protein sequence is MSDDRRRVVRRVGLVVLAVNLALVLAKGGVWGLTGSLAVGSEAVNSLADSVYSLVIVAGLYLTTQPPDFEHPHGHERIEPFVSLFVAVGVFAAGGAVLWNATTSVLNGTYGVEAGTAGVAVLLGTAGAKYGLYRYCLRVGEERHSPAVVAAALDNRNDILTAGAALVGVLGASFGAPVLDPIAAGVVSLGIFYTGYEIVRDNVNYLVGAAPPEELRREILERALEHPQVRGAHDVVAHYVGPEVDVSLHIEVEGHMTLFEAHDIESAVVESIRAMPEVDDVFVHVDPKELGEWKEDAEADRLVGTAIARGNDGTITGGGADGGEGYSIVDGDELSEGGGENSG, encoded by the coding sequence ATGAGCGACGACCGGAGGCGCGTCGTCCGCCGCGTGGGACTGGTCGTCCTCGCGGTGAACCTCGCTCTCGTGCTCGCGAAGGGCGGCGTCTGGGGGCTCACCGGCAGCCTCGCCGTCGGCTCGGAGGCCGTCAACAGCCTCGCAGACAGCGTCTACAGCCTCGTCATCGTCGCGGGGCTGTACCTGACCACCCAACCGCCGGACTTCGAACATCCCCACGGCCACGAGCGCATCGAGCCGTTCGTCTCGCTGTTCGTCGCCGTCGGCGTCTTCGCCGCCGGCGGGGCCGTGCTCTGGAACGCCACCACGTCGGTGCTGAACGGCACCTACGGCGTCGAGGCCGGGACGGCGGGCGTCGCCGTGCTGCTCGGGACCGCCGGCGCGAAGTACGGGCTCTATCGCTACTGCCTCCGCGTCGGCGAGGAGCGCCACTCGCCGGCGGTCGTCGCCGCCGCGCTCGACAACCGAAACGACATCCTCACCGCGGGCGCGGCGCTCGTCGGCGTGCTCGGGGCGTCGTTCGGCGCGCCCGTCCTCGATCCGATCGCCGCCGGCGTCGTCTCGCTCGGCATCTTCTACACGGGTTACGAGATCGTCCGCGACAACGTGAACTACCTCGTCGGCGCGGCCCCGCCCGAGGAACTCCGCCGTGAGATCCTCGAGCGCGCGCTCGAACACCCACAGGTTCGGGGCGCGCACGACGTCGTTGCCCACTACGTCGGCCCGGAAGTCGACGTGAGCCTCCACATCGAGGTCGAGGGCCATATGACGCTCTTCGAGGCCCACGACATCGAATCGGCCGTCGTCGAATCGATTCGCGCGATGCCGGAGGTCGACGACGTGTTCGTCCACGTCGATCCGAAGGAACTCGGCGAGTGGAAGGAAGACGCCGAAGCGGACCGGCTCGTCGGAACGGCGATCGCTCGCGGGAACGACGGGACGATCACCGGCGGAGGCGCCGACGGTGGCGAAGGGTACAGCATCGTCGATGGCGATGAGCTGTCCGAGGGCGGCGGCGAGAACAGTGGATAG
- a CDS encoding PQQ-binding-like beta-propeller repeat protein, which yields MSEFPMNRRDLLQATGAGVLGTAGLSQVDVAEASSGGDKVWEFEANDVVRGSPTVVGETVFAGSDDENLYAINTADGTKRWSYSTSSSIMAQIRAAPAVVDDTVYFGTDMRGFGRVYAVDATDGSKEWRYKTGARVRTSPTVVDETVFVCNHGGTPNDPSPNLYALDADDGSKIWQFQTNGNIQSSPTVVDGTVYVGSDDSSVYAVSATDGTEQWSTSLSQYMSVRSSPTVVNETVYVGLAERDGDSLYALDAKTGSVQWKVNKGGIDSSPTVIDGTLYIGSFLPGRIYAVDIDDGSSQWTYETNGRRVSSPTVAGDVVYIGSTDGVLYALDRSDGSKLWTYDTETSYLSSPIVSDGTLYVGSGIGRCCEPGDGEGTVYALNAGIDGSSEGSRVSLGTLGHHHTFADREPPEPDDPDAPDPDPDGELTGTVRDVDGRPREGAAVSIYDASGDADAVLARTTADDGEDAGTYAFPDLETDDGKTPDRVLLVAREGKWFGSVEIDGFADQLPLEYDIELDGQLLFGPEIAADGRELSVLTCWRRIIEPRRQTVFVEAVNVAQRGARHEITADATDLTGGAFAATVLADDVWINFGSQSDVEGTVPGSVEVVGLDTSTDNAELGDWHPVRTGVPLYPIGGEVGAAFERISTADADVADRIDEGFGAIAGIIPGVSELLTWLDTVEWAFGERLESEARVGADSVSFPDPNDPSATQTRVDPNDHTTAQLAWRSDNETPGDEEGAVVMAVPLEFQYEKERTTVVTVEAEWTHPNAHASFGGSFEIGPVGGRNGEEG from the coding sequence ATGAGTGAGTTTCCAATGAACCGTCGTGATTTGCTCCAGGCGACGGGCGCAGGGGTACTCGGAACTGCCGGGTTGAGCCAAGTGGATGTTGCTGAGGCATCTTCGGGTGGCGACAAAGTCTGGGAGTTCGAGGCCAACGATGTGGTAAGAGGCTCGCCAACCGTCGTCGGCGAGACAGTCTTTGCTGGAAGCGACGACGAAAATCTGTATGCAATAAATACCGCGGACGGTACAAAACGATGGTCGTACAGTACGAGCTCAAGCATTATGGCACAGATTAGAGCGGCACCGGCGGTCGTTGATGATACGGTGTATTTCGGTACCGATATGCGCGGGTTCGGTCGTGTCTACGCCGTAGACGCCACTGATGGATCGAAAGAATGGCGATACAAGACTGGCGCTCGTGTTCGGACGTCGCCGACAGTCGTTGATGAGACAGTGTTCGTCTGTAACCACGGCGGCACCCCGAATGATCCTTCTCCGAATCTCTATGCTTTAGATGCGGATGATGGATCCAAAATATGGCAGTTTCAGACCAATGGTAATATCCAATCGTCTCCGACTGTAGTTGACGGGACGGTCTACGTCGGTTCTGACGATAGTAGCGTGTACGCAGTGAGTGCAACCGACGGTACAGAACAGTGGTCTACCAGTCTCAGCCAGTATATGAGCGTCAGATCCTCGCCAACAGTCGTTAACGAAACCGTGTATGTCGGCCTTGCCGAACGCGATGGAGACAGTCTCTACGCGCTGGATGCCAAGACCGGTTCAGTTCAGTGGAAAGTCAACAAGGGCGGTATTGACTCTTCTCCAACTGTGATCGACGGAACTCTCTATATCGGTAGCTTCCTACCAGGACGAATCTATGCAGTGGATATAGACGACGGCTCCAGCCAATGGACGTACGAAACGAACGGGAGAAGGGTCTCATCGCCTACCGTCGCCGGTGATGTGGTCTACATAGGTAGTACGGATGGCGTCTTGTATGCGTTAGATAGGAGCGATGGATCAAAACTATGGACATACGACACAGAGACTAGTTATCTTTCCTCGCCGATCGTTTCTGACGGTACGCTCTACGTCGGGAGCGGGATAGGTCGATGCTGCGAACCGGGCGATGGAGAGGGCACAGTGTATGCACTGAACGCTGGTATTGATGGCTCGAGTGAGGGCTCACGCGTCTCCCTCGGTACGCTGGGCCACCACCACACGTTCGCCGACAGAGAGCCGCCCGAACCGGACGACCCCGACGCCCCGGACCCCGATCCGGACGGCGAACTGACCGGTACGGTTAGGGACGTAGACGGGCGTCCGCGCGAGGGAGCGGCCGTCTCGATCTACGACGCGAGCGGGGACGCGGACGCGGTGCTCGCTCGCACGACGGCGGACGACGGGGAGGACGCCGGGACGTACGCGTTCCCGGACCTCGAAACAGACGACGGGAAGACACCCGACCGGGTCCTGCTCGTCGCTCGCGAGGGAAAGTGGTTCGGCTCGGTCGAAATAGACGGATTCGCCGACCAGCTACCCTTGGAGTACGACATCGAACTGGACGGCCAGCTGCTGTTCGGTCCCGAGATCGCCGCCGATGGCCGAGAACTGAGCGTGCTGACCTGCTGGCGCCGCATCATCGAGCCGCGGCGTCAGACCGTCTTCGTCGAGGCGGTGAACGTCGCCCAGCGCGGAGCGCGACACGAGATCACGGCCGACGCCACCGATCTGACCGGCGGCGCTTTTGCCGCGACGGTGCTCGCGGACGACGTCTGGATAAACTTCGGTAGCCAAAGCGACGTCGAGGGGACGGTTCCGGGAAGCGTCGAGGTCGTCGGCCTCGATACGTCGACGGATAACGCCGAACTCGGGGACTGGCATCCGGTTCGGACGGGGGTTCCGCTGTATCCGATCGGCGGCGAGGTCGGTGCGGCGTTCGAGCGAATCTCGACCGCCGACGCCGACGTGGCCGACAGAATTGACGAGGGATTCGGAGCGATAGCGGGGATCATCCCCGGTGTCTCAGAACTCCTAACGTGGCTGGACACGGTCGAGTGGGCGTTCGGCGAGCGCCTCGAATCCGAGGCGAGGGTGGGCGCGGACTCGGTGAGTTTCCCCGATCCGAACGACCCGTCCGCGACCCAGACACGGGTCGATCCGAACGACCACACGACTGCACAGCTCGCCTGGCGGTCGGATAACGAGACGCCCGGCGACGAAGAGGGTGCGGTGGTTATGGCCGTGCCCCTTGAATTCCAGTACGAGAAGGAACGGACGACTGTCGTGACCGTGGAGGCGGAGTGGACGCATCCGAACGCTCACGCCTCCTTCGGCGGATCCTTCGAGATCGGACCGGTCGGCGGACGAAACGGCGAGGAGGGCTGA
- a CDS encoding 50S ribosomal protein L30, protein MQAVVQLRGDVNMSTGVHDTLKMLNIHHVNHCAFVPETETYRGMITKVNDYVAHGEPSVDAVETVLRTRAEPAEGDADVDEAWLSEHTDYDDFGALASALVDEETTLREQGLSPVLRLHPPRGGHRGQKHPTTEGGQIGKHQTEDIDELLEDMR, encoded by the coding sequence ATGCAGGCGGTCGTTCAGCTCCGCGGCGACGTTAATATGAGCACGGGCGTCCACGACACGCTCAAGATGCTCAACATCCACCACGTGAACCACTGCGCGTTCGTCCCGGAGACGGAGACGTACCGCGGGATGATCACGAAGGTCAACGACTACGTCGCGCACGGCGAGCCGAGCGTCGACGCCGTCGAGACGGTGCTCCGGACGCGCGCCGAACCCGCCGAGGGCGACGCCGACGTCGACGAGGCGTGGCTGTCCGAGCACACCGATTACGACGACTTCGGCGCGCTGGCGTCGGCGCTCGTCGACGAGGAGACGACGCTGCGCGAGCAGGGTCTCTCGCCGGTGCTTCGACTGCACCCGCCGCGCGGCGGTCACCGCGGTCAGAAGCACCCGACGACCGAGGGCGGTCAGATCGGCAAGCACCAGACCGAAGACATCGACGAACTCCTGGAGGATATGCGATGA
- a CDS encoding uL15m family ribosomal protein, with the protein MTSKKRRQRGSRTHGGGTHKNRRGAGHRGGRGRAGRDKHEFHNYEPIGKHGFKRPEDAQRTVSEVNVRTLDEDAALLAADGLAETEGDAYHIDVRDVAEDGEDADLVKVLGGGQVRQELHVVADAFSEGAVELIEDAGGSVELTERGEELLAEAEADEADEDDDEE; encoded by the coding sequence ATGACGTCGAAGAAGCGACGCCAGCGCGGTTCCCGGACCCACGGCGGCGGCACACACAAGAACCGGCGCGGTGCCGGTCACCGCGGCGGCCGCGGTCGCGCGGGTCGGGACAAACACGAGTTCCACAACTACGAACCGATCGGCAAACACGGCTTCAAGCGTCCCGAGGACGCACAGCGAACTGTCTCCGAGGTCAACGTCCGGACGCTGGACGAGGACGCGGCGCTCCTCGCGGCGGACGGTCTCGCCGAAACCGAGGGCGACGCCTACCACATCGACGTGCGTGACGTCGCCGAGGACGGCGAGGACGCCGACCTCGTGAAGGTGCTCGGCGGCGGGCAGGTCCGACAGGAACTGCACGTCGTCGCCGACGCCTTCTCCGAGGGCGCCGTCGAACTCATCGAGGACGCCGGCGGCAGCGTCGAACTCACCGAGCGCGGCGAGGAACTCCTCGCCGAGGCCGAAGCCGACGAAGCAGACGAAGACGACGACGAGGAGTAA
- a CDS encoding carboxypeptidase-like regulatory domain-containing protein, whose protein sequence is MVSGRVTDPDGEGVAGVTLELYPFGNGADAEPLQTRTESDGTFRFEALAEAAAREEYVVEPDETVLIARDGDWFWTTSGDFESASTSALEITLRNQLLFGPEVAADGNDQRDELSLMTCWRQIDGTGIETLFLEVTNVRGAVDREPFEILTDSTDLDTGAFSVTVPRGEVRINFGPQTEFDDDSPPAKVLALETGSENPELADWHPIRTGVPLFGIGSGYLDVSSSDPSADSGPETVVEGVGRIVHGLPGIGTVLSVVDTVGFAVGKQLRREASLGDADVGFPDPTDPDELATVADPNTHTSALLGWNAPEETLSNTGAGSVVMMVPMALKGDGSPRAAAHAEWLHTTGRVTFGEVFELTPARPDGTSVDESVSTAEEGESVSTAEEGESANGDRATVDDYAGEDGVVDTGGLFDAAEDFGAGEIGAETLVEVATSYRPSLPFG, encoded by the coding sequence ATGGTTTCGGGACGCGTCACCGATCCCGACGGGGAAGGGGTGGCTGGCGTCACCCTCGAACTCTATCCGTTCGGCAACGGAGCCGATGCCGAGCCGCTCCAAACTCGGACGGAATCGGACGGTACGTTCCGATTCGAGGCGTTGGCCGAGGCGGCCGCGCGCGAAGAGTACGTTGTCGAACCGGACGAGACGGTGTTGATCGCCCGCGATGGTGACTGGTTTTGGACAACTTCCGGAGACTTCGAGTCGGCGTCGACGTCGGCGCTCGAAATCACGCTCCGGAATCAACTTCTGTTCGGCCCCGAAGTCGCAGCGGACGGGAACGACCAACGGGACGAACTGAGCCTGATGACGTGCTGGCGACAGATCGACGGTACGGGGATAGAGACGCTCTTTCTCGAAGTGACGAACGTCCGGGGAGCCGTGGACCGCGAGCCGTTCGAGATTCTCACGGACTCGACAGATCTTGACACGGGGGCGTTTTCGGTTACCGTTCCCCGCGGTGAGGTCCGGATCAATTTCGGGCCACAGACGGAGTTCGACGACGACAGCCCGCCGGCGAAGGTACTCGCACTCGAAACCGGCTCCGAGAACCCCGAACTCGCCGATTGGCATCCGATTCGAACCGGAGTTCCGCTTTTTGGAATCGGATCGGGTTACCTCGACGTATCGAGTTCCGACCCCAGCGCGGACAGTGGTCCCGAAACGGTCGTCGAAGGCGTCGGGCGAATCGTGCACGGCCTTCCCGGAATCGGGACGGTGCTCTCGGTCGTCGACACCGTCGGGTTCGCCGTCGGGAAACAGCTCCGGAGGGAGGCGTCGTTGGGCGACGCAGACGTGGGATTCCCCGATCCGACGGACCCGGACGAGCTGGCAACGGTCGCGGATCCGAACACCCACACGTCGGCGTTGCTCGGCTGGAACGCCCCCGAGGAGACCCTCTCGAATACCGGAGCTGGGTCGGTCGTTATGATGGTTCCGATGGCGCTCAAAGGTGACGGCAGTCCCCGGGCGGCCGCGCACGCCGAGTGGTTACACACCACTGGGCGAGTGACTTTCGGCGAGGTCTTCGAGCTGACCCCGGCTAGACCCGACGGCACCTCGGTCGACGAGTCGGTAAGCACCGCCGAGGAGGGCGAGTCGGTAAGCACCGCCGAGGAGGGCGAGTCAGCGAACGGCGACAGGGCGACAGTCGACGACTACGCCGGGGAGGATGGTGTCGTCGACACCGGCGGACTGTTCGATGCAGCGGAGGACTTCGGAGCCGGGGAGATAGGTGCCGAAACGCTGGTCGAGGTGGCGACGTCGTACCGTCCGAGCCTCCCCTTCGGCTGA
- the secY gene encoding preprotein translocase subunit SecY, with protein MGWKEAAEPVLTRMPSVARPEGHVPFRRKLGWTAGILVLYFFLTNVTMFGLQTGGAGGDFYGQFRSILAGAQGSILQLGIGPIVTASIVLQLLGGADLLGLDTNDPRDQILYQGLQKLLVVVMICLTGLPMVFAGNFLPASEALGQSLGIGTTGVKGIIFAQMFVGGVLILFMDEIVSKWGVGSGVGLFIIAGVSQQLVAGLFSWQSLGGQSGFFPTWIGIVTGAVEIGSPLTPGGLSDLFLGQGQILALITTLLIFGIVVYAESVRVEIPLSHANVKGARGRFPVKLIYASVLPMILVRALQANLQFLGQILNNWWAGMPAWLGQYTQGQVTGGLFWYLAPIQSRQDWMWFLGFTSQEPAAIAARVAIDLIFMIIGGAIFAIFWVETTGMGPEATAKQIQNSGMQIPGFRRNPQVIEKVMERYIPQVTVIGGALVGLLAVLANMLGTIGGVSGTGLLLTVSITYKLYEEIAEEQLMEMHPMMREMFNN; from the coding sequence ATGGGATGGAAGGAGGCCGCCGAACCGGTGCTGACGCGGATGCCGTCAGTCGCGCGTCCGGAGGGGCACGTCCCGTTCCGCCGGAAGCTCGGCTGGACTGCTGGGATTCTCGTGCTGTATTTCTTCCTGACGAACGTGACGATGTTCGGTCTGCAGACGGGCGGTGCGGGCGGTGACTTCTACGGGCAGTTCCGTAGCATCCTCGCGGGTGCGCAGGGTTCGATCCTCCAGTTGGGGATCGGCCCGATCGTCACCGCGAGCATCGTGCTGCAGTTGCTCGGCGGTGCGGATCTGCTCGGGTTAGACACCAACGACCCTCGCGACCAGATCCTGTATCAGGGCCTCCAGAAGCTCCTGGTGGTCGTGATGATCTGCCTGACGGGGCTTCCGATGGTGTTCGCCGGCAACTTCCTTCCGGCGAGTGAGGCGCTCGGGCAGTCGCTCGGGATCGGCACCACCGGCGTCAAGGGCATCATCTTCGCACAGATGTTCGTCGGCGGCGTCCTCATCCTGTTCATGGACGAGATCGTGAGCAAGTGGGGCGTCGGCTCCGGTGTCGGGCTGTTCATCATCGCCGGCGTGAGCCAGCAGCTCGTCGCCGGGCTGTTCAGCTGGCAGAGCCTCGGCGGACAGAGCGGCTTCTTCCCCACCTGGATCGGAATCGTCACCGGCGCGGTCGAGATCGGCTCGCCGCTGACGCCCGGGGGTCTCTCGGACCTCTTCCTCGGCCAGGGACAGATCCTCGCGCTGATCACGACGCTTCTCATCTTCGGGATCGTCGTCTACGCCGAGAGCGTCCGGGTCGAGATCCCACTCTCGCACGCCAACGTGAAGGGCGCCCGCGGGCGCTTCCCCGTGAAGCTCATCTACGCGAGCGTCCTGCCGATGATCCTCGTTCGCGCGCTGCAGGCGAACCTCCAGTTCCTCGGGCAGATCCTGAACAACTGGTGGGCGGGGATGCCGGCCTGGCTCGGGCAGTATACCCAGGGACAGGTCACCGGCGGCCTGTTCTGGTACCTCGCGCCGATCCAGTCCCGACAGGACTGGATGTGGTTCCTCGGGTTCACCTCCCAGGAGCCGGCGGCGATCGCCGCCCGGGTCGCGATCGACCTGATCTTTATGATCATCGGCGGTGCGATCTTCGCGATCTTCTGGGTCGAAACGACGGGGATGGGCCCCGAAGCGACGGCCAAGCAGATCCAGAACTCGGGGATGCAGATCCCCGGCTTCCGGCGGAACCCGCAGGTGATCGAGAAGGTGATGGAACGGTACATCCCGCAGGTGACCGTCATCGGCGGTGCCTTGGTCGGCCTGCTGGCCGTCTTGGCGAATATGCTCGGCACTATCGGCGGCGTCTCCGGAACGGGGCTGCTGCTTACGGTCTCTATCACGTACAAGCTGTACGAGGAGATCGCAGAGGAGCAGCTGATGGAGATGCACCCGATGATGCGCGAGATGTTCAACAACTAA